TGCAGCGAGGAGTACGCGATGAGGATAGCGGTGAAGGAAGTGGTCCCGGCATTCGTGGGCCAGATCGATGATTTTCCGTTCGAAGCCATGGACGAACGGGTTATCGGCGAACTGCGGGCGGCATGGACGGCCTACCCCATTCTGCGGTTTCGCAACGTGGCGATCGGCGATCGCGAGCAGATTGCATTCAGCCATGCCCTGGGGCGCCCGGTGCTGCATCCCCGCCAGCTGCAGCAGGGCAAGAACGAGGAATTCCCGGAAATCCTCGTCATCAGCAATAAGAAGAAGGCGGACGGCACGGCCGCCGGCGATCTGGGCGATGGCGAAGTGAACTGGCATACGGACACCTGGTTCGTGGAACGCCCTCCTTCGGCCGCCATCCTTCGTGCCATAGAGTTGCCGCAGGAAGGCGGCAACACCTACTTCGCGAATATGTACGCCGCCTATGCGGCGCTGCCGGCGTCGCTTAAATCGAGACTCGTCGGCCTGAGCATTCATCATCAGACGGTCATCGACGGGCGCGGCGAAGTCCGCCTCGGCATGACGCGCCCGGCATCGCCCAACTACGCGGACTGGCCCGGGGTGGACCATCCTATCCTGCGCCGGCATGCGCAATCCGGAAAAACCGGCTTATACCTCGGCGGCAGCAGGAAACATCAATCCATTGTCGGCATGGCGCAGGATGAAGCGAGCCTGCTGCTGGACGAGCTGTGGGCGCGGGCCACCGATTCCGCGCACGTCTGGGGCCAGGAGTGGCGGCCGGGAGACATGATGATGTGGGACAACCGCTGCGCACTGCATCGCCGCGATCCCTTCGATCCCGGTGCGATCCGCCTGATGCACCGCACGACAGTCGAGGGCGAACGGCCCATGGCTGCATGGTGATCCGGGACCTCGCGTTCCACCGCAATCAGTTGTAGGCCGGCCTGTGTCCCATTAAAACGGACCTGGGTCGCGCCAGCGGCCCAGGCAACACGGCGCCAGCGAAACGACGGCCGGCCGCCGCCACCCACGGCCACCAGGGGATGCGATGCTGAAGGTTAGACAAATCGAGGCCTTCCGGGCCGTCATGCGGGAAGGCAGCATGGTCCGCGCCGGCGCGGCGATGGCCATCACCCAACCCGCGGTCAGCTACCTGATCGGCAGCCTGGAAACCACAGTGGGATTTCCGCTGTTTTCCCGGCAAGGCGGAAAGCTGAGCCCGACGCCAGAGGCCATACAGCTTATGGCAGAGGTGGATCGCGTCTATGAAGGGCTGGACGAAATCGAATCCGCGGCACGGCAGATCGCGAATCATCAACGCGCCGCCATCCGTATCCTGATCACGCCGTCGTTCTCGATCGGGCGGATCGTCAATGGGATTGGACGATTCGCCGCCGGACATCCGGGATTGAAGCTGGAGATCGACGTCATCAGCCGCTCCGCCATCCTGCACAGGATCCGTTCCGGCCAGGGCGATGTGGGCATTCTGTCGCTACCGCCGGATGGCGACGCCGAGACGGGCACCAAGCTGTTCGACAGCGAGTTCGTTTGCGTGGCGGCTTCTCCGGGCATCCTCGATGGACGGACCCACGTCGGCCCGCAGGACCTGGAAGGCACGCCCATGGTGTCGCTCAGGAAGAACGGGGTTGTACGTCCGGCGGTGGACAAATGGTTCGCCAAAGCGGGGCTCGTTGCCAATCACATCATCGAGGTGGGCGACCCCCGGACGGCGATCGAGCTGGTGCGGGGCGGCCTGGGGGCGACCATCGTCAGCACGTTCAACGTACCCGACGTCCGGGATCTGGGCCTGGTTGCGGTGCCGTTGGCGCCATCCCCGGAACAGATAGAAGTGGGCGTTATCACGTCGGCCACGCAACATCCGAATCGCGCGGTCCAGGCCCTGGTCGAGTTCCTTCGACTGGACAACCCGCTATGACGCGGCGCCACCCCGAATCGCATGGCGCGCAAGGCCGGCCATCCGGTGTCGCATGACAAATAGGTGAATGATGAAGATCTCTTTGATTCAAATGAACTCCGTGCGCGACAAGGCCAGGAACCTGCGCGATGCGGACCGGCTGGCGCGTCAGGCCGTCGAACAGGACGGCCCGCGGCTGGTCGTATTCCCCGAGCATTTCGATTGGGCGGGCGGTACGCCGGCGGACAAGGTGGCGGCCGGCGAGGACGAGCGCGAAGGCCCGGCCTATCGGATGTGCCGGAAGCTGGCACAAGACTGCAGCATCTACGTGCACAGCGGAAGCTTCTACGAAAGGACCGCCGATGGCGACAAGGTTTACAACACCTCCGTCGTCTTCGATCCGCAGGGCCGCGAGATCGCCCGCTACCGGAAAATCCACCTGTTCGACATTCATACCCCGGATGGCCTGCGTTATGGAGAGTCGGACGCGGTCGCTCCCGGAAGCGCCACGACCGTCGTGGAAATCGAGGGCCTGAAGTTCGGCCTCGCAATCTGCTACGACATCCGGTTCCCCGAGCTATTCCAGCAGCTCGTCAGGGATGGGGCGGAGGTCCTCGTTCTTCCGGCCGCCTTCACGATGCAGACGGGCAAGGATCATTGGGAAGTGCTGTGCAGGGCGCGCGCGATCGAGAACCAGTGCTACTTCCTCGCGGCGGCGCAATTCGGTCCATTCGAGCACCCGGAAGGAAAGCGGTTCACGTACGGGCATTCCCTGGTTTGCGATCCTTGGGGACATGTCATCGCGAAGGCTTCGGATGCCGTGGGGTTCGTATCGGCGCGCCTCGATCCGCAAAGAATCATGGAAACACGCGAGCAGATTCCGCTTGCGTCCCACAAGGTGCTCTGACATGAAGAAATTCATCATCGGCGAGATGCCGGCACCGATATCGCCCGAGGTCGCGAACCGTCTCGCCGGCGTGGAAACGGCAACGGTCGGCCACATCCGGCACTGGGGATTCATGGATCCCGGTATTCGCGCATTGGGGACGCCGCGGCGCTTGACCGGGACCGCGGTCACGCTGGCGCTGCCGTCCCAAGACTCTACCTTGCTGCACCACGCCCTTGGAATGATCCAACCCGGCCACATTATCGTCATCGACCGGCTTGGCGACCAGAAGCATGCATGCTGGGGAGGCGGCGTCACCAACGCCGCGAAAGCGTCAGGCGCGACGGCCGCGATTGTCGATGGCATGTGCACGGACCCGCATGAAATCGAAGACCTGGGATTTCCCGTGTGGTGCCGGGGGGTCTCCGCCATCACCACCCGCATCTATGGCCTGGGCGGAATGCTCAACCGGCCGGTTTCTTGTGGCGGCGTGGTCGTGAGCCCGGGCGATATTGTCATCTGCGACGAGAACGGCGTACTTGTCCTGCCACCGGAAGACGTGGACGAAGTAGCCGCCTGGGCAACGGCAAAACAAGCGCGTGGCGAAGAAAACCGCAGGCTGGTGGAAAACGGCGCGAAGCTGGGCGACCTTTCAGGCGCTTCCGCGATGGTTCTCCAGGATGCCTGAATCACGCACTCACCGACCCGGCTCCTTCGTCCAAGACTTTCAACAGGCGACCCAATGAAAATCCTGAACCGACTCTCCGCCGCCGCGCTCGCCATCGGGCTGGCTTTCAATGCGCAGGCTGAATGGCCAGTACGCCCTATAAAAATCGTCGTGCCGTTTCCGCCTGGAAACGCGTCGGACGTCGCGATGCGCATCGTCGGAGAGAAACTGTCGGGCGAGCTGGGACAGCCGGTCGTGGTGGAGAACCGCACCGGCGCTGGCGGTGTCATCGGTACCGCGTACGGCGCGAAGCAGCCGGCGGATGGCTACACGATCTCAATGGGCTCCACCGGGCCACTGGCCATTGCCCCGGCGCTTCGGGCGGCCACCGTGCCGTATAGCCCGGAAAAAGACTTCGTGGCCGTCGGCGCGATCGCCTGGGCCCCGCAGGTTCTGGTGGTCAGAAAGGATATCCCCGTCAAGGACTTCAAGGAATTCCTGGCCTATGCCAAGCGGCCCGGGACGCTGCTGCGCTACGGTAGCGCCGGCAACGGAACGACGGGACATCTGGTGGTTTCCCAGCTGCTCCGGCAGACAGGGATCAAGGCGGACCACATTCCGTATCAAGGCGGCGGAAAGGCGCTGGTCGATCTGATGGGCGGTCAACTCGACTTCATGTCCGACAATGTTCCGATTGTCCAGGCGCCGCTGAACAGTGGCCAGATCAGGGCGATAGGAGTCGCTTCGAGCGAAAGAATGCCCCTGATGCCGAACATCCCCACGCTGAAAGAACAAGGCGTCGAGAACTTCGATTTGCAAGGCTGGATCCTGCTGATTGTTCCGGCGGGAACGCCTGAACCGGTTGTCCGCCGATTAGGCGATGCAACCGATGCCATTATGAAGATGACGGATGTGCGCAGGCGGCTGAACGATCTGGGCCTGGTGCCCATGGACATGCCGCGCGAAAAGCTGGCTGGATTCATCCAGGCTGAATCGCGGAAGTGGCAGGACGTAGTGCGCCAGTCTGGCGCGGCCGATACCGTTAGATAACGGGACCAACGATAATGCATTCATCGAATGTGGCCGCCCAGCTGGTATCGCATGTCGCCGGATTTCGAGATGGCGCCTGGGATCGGCTCGTAAAACGGCGAGCCGAGCTTTGCCTTCTCGATAGCCTCGGATGCTTCTCTGCCGGTCGTTCGTTGCAGCACTATGCCCTCTGCGCGAATGTGGCAAGGCAGTTATTCGGAGCGGCTTCGGATGGCTCCCGGCCGTCGCCATTTCTGATGGCCTATCTTTATGGCCAGGCTGCGAATGCCCTGGACTACGACGACACGCTGCTTGGCCATCCCGGCGCTCCCGTCATCGGTGCCGTGTTGGCGGCCGGCGCGCGCGGGAATCTCCCCGTGGACCGGCTTTTGCGTGGAATGGCCGCGGGATACGAGGTTCACGGGATCCTCGCCGCCGCGGCTACTCCCTCGCGCGAGCGCGCGGCGCAGGTGCGCTCCGTGGGTGTGTGGGACACGGTGGCGGCCAGTATCGGCGCGGGTATCGCACTGGGCCTGGAAGACGGCATCCTGCAGCGTGCCATCGGGATCGCCGTCCCGCATTCGCTCCTGCCCTACACGGCGAAATGGTATGAGCGTCCAGTGCCGGGAATGAAGAACAATTTCGGATGGGCGGCCGCGGGCGCGGTTCTCTCGATCGACCTGGCCCTGGCAGGGCAAACAGGCATTACGAATGCGCTCGACGGCGACGCCGGCATGTGGCGAATGGCCGGTTCCGACCGCTGGGAATTTGTGCGGCATCAGGGCGGCAAACCCGCGATGCTGCGAGTGGCCTTCAAGCCCTTCCCGGTTTGCTGGCATATGCAGGAGTACCTGAAGACCTTCTCGAACATGCTGGCATCCATGCCGGCGGACGAGCAGATCGCCGGCATCACCCTCGCGGGTCCGCAGGAGATCGAGAAGTTCTGCCGCGCGGAGATCCTGGGCTCGGCGGACATCGCGTTCAGCTTGCCCGCGGCGTTCAGCCTGATGATCTCGCGGATCGCCCCAGGCCCTGCCTGGGATTCATTCGATGACCGGGCAGACGCGCTTCGCTTCAGAGCATTGTTCCGCCATCAGCGCTCGGAGGACAGAACCCTCTCTTTGCGTATGCGCAGCGGCCTGGATCTTACCGCTACCGTCGATACCAGCGATTCTTCAGATCCCGCGCCATGGGGCTTGAACGAGGACGGTGTTCTGGAGAAGCATCGGCGCCTCGCCGATACGGACTTGCAGCTTGCTGCCGCGGCATTGCTGGACGCGAACCAGTCCGGCGGGGAAGCGATGAACCGGTTCTATGCCGTGCTGGAGTGCATGACGGCCAAGGCATCCAACGGTGGCCGCACCGAGGCTTAGCACAATCGAAACCAGATGCAACATATAATGGAAAATCCCGGGCAGAACGAGTACCACCCAAGCTTCTTTGCCACCGGCTAGACAAGTCATCGGGAAGTGCTTCGATAGCCGGCGACTTGCCGTCTTATCCGGAAATGACGAATAAAGTACCGGACTTCCCCGCGTCCTTCGTGGATCTTTTGCTCGATGCCGTCCTCCTGGTCGATGTGGACGGACGTATCGTCTATGTGAATGCCGCATGCGAACGCATCTTCGGTTACTCCCCCGAAGAGCTTATCGGCCAATCCATGATCGACCATGTCGTGCCCGAAGACCGCGCAAGGACCCTTGAAGAGGCGAAGCGGGTCATGGCCGGGCATCCGCGGGTCGGTTTCGAGAACCGATATATCCGGAAGGACGGCCGCCACGTCCATATCATGTGGTCTGCCCGCTGGTCGGAAACCGACCGATTGCGCGTCGGTGTCGCAAGAGACGTCACGGCGAACAAACAGGCGGAAGAGCTGCAGGCGGCGACCTATGCGGTATCCGAAGCGGCGCACGCCGCGACGGATCTGGCGACCCTGTTTCGGGAAATCAGCCAGATCATCGGAAAACTGGTTCCGCTGGCCGGATTGGCGGTTGCCACGTACAAGCCCGGCACGAAGCAGCTTTGCATATCCTACGAAAAGGACTTCCCCGGATTGCCGCCGGAGATTCAGGAACAGTTCCTGAATCGGTGCTGCACCGACATCGTTCGGAATGGCAACCCCAGCATCCTGCCGGATGAAGATCGACCCGGCAGGCCGGCCGGAGAAACGGTCGGCGCCGATCAAGCCTATCTGGTGATGCCGCTCGTGACGCGGAAAGAAGCGATCGGAGCCTTGATACTGACGAGCCGCACCGGCTATTCCGACAAGGATAAGAAACTTCTGCATTTCGTCTCGGCCCAGATCGCCACCGCGATCGAGCGCAAGCGCTTGATCGATGAGCTGGCATACTCCGCGCGATACGACGAGCTGACCGGCCTGCCGAACAGGCGTCTCTTCTACGACCGGATGAAGTCGGCGCTGGCGCGATCCCGCCGCAGGCAAAGCCGCGGCGCGGTGCTTTTCATCGACATCGACGGATTCAAGCGGGTCAACGATTCTTTCGGCCATGCGACCGGAGACCTGTTATTGAAGAAAGTCGCGCTGCGATTGAAGCAATGCGTGCGGGAGGACGATACGGTGGCCAGGCTGGGCGGGGATGAATTCGTCGTATTGGTCGAGGACATCGCCGCCGCGTCGGACACGCAGGCGATCGCGGACAAGATCCGGAACGCCATCGCCACGCCCATCACGGTCGACGAGGCCGAGTTGCGGGTGGTCGCAAGTATCGGCACCGCGGTTTATCCAGAGCACGGCATGATGCCGGAACAGCTGGTCAGGCGTGCCGACGAAGCCATGTATCTCGATAAGAAATCCCGGATTACCGGCACCTCGCGCGACGCCTGAGGTTCCGCGTCCATCGGATCACCCGGTCCTGGCCGGCGCGGCGGTATCCGCGCCAGGCTCGCGCCACCGCACCTCCCCACTCAGCCAGCAGCCCGCGGCGTCTTCGCGGGCCCTCAGGTGGATGGCCGACGGCGCGCCCATTGCGACACCTTGCCGCACCGTATAGACGCCGTCGCGAGGCACCTGGTCCTGCTGGCGC
Above is a genomic segment from Bordetella genomosp. 11 containing:
- a CDS encoding TauD/TfdA dioxygenase family protein; protein product: MKYIYFMCVAHIVALEVGPLFLHGCRRKVHLHAPRRPDRDRRPAPCQAPRRDARKLAASNRPLPPPYAGLPNTIKTGYSRPQSIDLSPGRRARRMHSTQQIQCCSEEYAMRIAVKEVVPAFVGQIDDFPFEAMDERVIGELRAAWTAYPILRFRNVAIGDREQIAFSHALGRPVLHPRQLQQGKNEEFPEILVISNKKKADGTAAGDLGDGEVNWHTDTWFVERPPSAAILRAIELPQEGGNTYFANMYAAYAALPASLKSRLVGLSIHHQTVIDGRGEVRLGMTRPASPNYADWPGVDHPILRRHAQSGKTGLYLGGSRKHQSIVGMAQDEASLLLDELWARATDSAHVWGQEWRPGDMMMWDNRCALHRRDPFDPGAIRLMHRTTVEGERPMAAW
- a CDS encoding LysR family transcriptional regulator, with product MLKVRQIEAFRAVMREGSMVRAGAAMAITQPAVSYLIGSLETTVGFPLFSRQGGKLSPTPEAIQLMAEVDRVYEGLDEIESAARQIANHQRAAIRILITPSFSIGRIVNGIGRFAAGHPGLKLEIDVISRSAILHRIRSGQGDVGILSLPPDGDAETGTKLFDSEFVCVAASPGILDGRTHVGPQDLEGTPMVSLRKNGVVRPAVDKWFAKAGLVANHIIEVGDPRTAIELVRGGLGATIVSTFNVPDVRDLGLVAVPLAPSPEQIEVGVITSATQHPNRAVQALVEFLRLDNPL
- a CDS encoding carbon-nitrogen hydrolase family protein encodes the protein MMKISLIQMNSVRDKARNLRDADRLARQAVEQDGPRLVVFPEHFDWAGGTPADKVAAGEDEREGPAYRMCRKLAQDCSIYVHSGSFYERTADGDKVYNTSVVFDPQGREIARYRKIHLFDIHTPDGLRYGESDAVAPGSATTVVEIEGLKFGLAICYDIRFPELFQQLVRDGAEVLVLPAAFTMQTGKDHWEVLCRARAIENQCYFLAAAQFGPFEHPEGKRFTYGHSLVCDPWGHVIAKASDAVGFVSARLDPQRIMETREQIPLASHKVL
- a CDS encoding GGDEF domain-containing protein is translated as MHDGQGIQRWPHRGLAQSKPDATYNGKSRAERVPPKLLCHRLDKSSGSASIAGDLPSYPEMTNKVPDFPASFVDLLLDAVLLVDVDGRIVYVNAACERIFGYSPEELIGQSMIDHVVPEDRARTLEEAKRVMAGHPRVGFENRYIRKDGRHVHIMWSARWSETDRLRVGVARDVTANKQAEELQAATYAVSEAAHAATDLATLFREISQIIGKLVPLAGLAVATYKPGTKQLCISYEKDFPGLPPEIQEQFLNRCCTDIVRNGNPSILPDEDRPGRPAGETVGADQAYLVMPLVTRKEAIGALILTSRTGYSDKDKKLLHFVSAQIATAIERKRLIDELAYSARYDELTGLPNRRLFYDRMKSALARSRRRQSRGAVLFIDIDGFKRVNDSFGHATGDLLLKKVALRLKQCVREDDTVARLGGDEFVVLVEDIAAASDTQAIADKIRNAIATPITVDEAELRVVASIGTAVYPEHGMMPEQLVRRADEAMYLDKKSRITGTSRDA
- a CDS encoding MmgE/PrpD family protein, yielding MHSSNVAAQLVSHVAGFRDGAWDRLVKRRAELCLLDSLGCFSAGRSLQHYALCANVARQLFGAASDGSRPSPFLMAYLYGQAANALDYDDTLLGHPGAPVIGAVLAAGARGNLPVDRLLRGMAAGYEVHGILAAAATPSRERAAQVRSVGVWDTVAASIGAGIALGLEDGILQRAIGIAVPHSLLPYTAKWYERPVPGMKNNFGWAAAGAVLSIDLALAGQTGITNALDGDAGMWRMAGSDRWEFVRHQGGKPAMLRVAFKPFPVCWHMQEYLKTFSNMLASMPADEQIAGITLAGPQEIEKFCRAEILGSADIAFSLPAAFSLMISRIAPGPAWDSFDDRADALRFRALFRHQRSEDRTLSLRMRSGLDLTATVDTSDSSDPAPWGLNEDGVLEKHRRLADTDLQLAAAALLDANQSGGEAMNRFYAVLECMTAKASNGGRTEA
- a CDS encoding Bug family tripartite tricarboxylate transporter substrate binding protein, with protein sequence MKILNRLSAAALAIGLAFNAQAEWPVRPIKIVVPFPPGNASDVAMRIVGEKLSGELGQPVVVENRTGAGGVIGTAYGAKQPADGYTISMGSTGPLAIAPALRAATVPYSPEKDFVAVGAIAWAPQVLVVRKDIPVKDFKEFLAYAKRPGTLLRYGSAGNGTTGHLVVSQLLRQTGIKADHIPYQGGGKALVDLMGGQLDFMSDNVPIVQAPLNSGQIRAIGVASSERMPLMPNIPTLKEQGVENFDLQGWILLIVPAGTPEPVVRRLGDATDAIMKMTDVRRRLNDLGLVPMDMPREKLAGFIQAESRKWQDVVRQSGAADTVR
- a CDS encoding RraA family protein, yielding MKKFIIGEMPAPISPEVANRLAGVETATVGHIRHWGFMDPGIRALGTPRRLTGTAVTLALPSQDSTLLHHALGMIQPGHIIVIDRLGDQKHACWGGGVTNAAKASGATAAIVDGMCTDPHEIEDLGFPVWCRGVSAITTRIYGLGGMLNRPVSCGGVVVSPGDIVICDENGVLVLPPEDVDEVAAWATAKQARGEENRRLVENGAKLGDLSGASAMVLQDA